The following are encoded together in the Tribolium castaneum strain GA2 chromosome 3, icTriCast1.1, whole genome shotgun sequence genome:
- the LOC100141825 gene encoding uncharacterized protein LOC100141825, producing the protein MSIYKSCRKLCPDFIVNDFVTNTIKTIPIRAGYKTIRVTLKNADLNDKNVIFCATTSLSIVCRKGCLVDIVDIVIKSTPTNKTLRQIIPLHEFFARETFFYNTILVDLVEFYNGSVKIEVPTLIAATLDDEDEAIILQNAGWVPKYEKWVGELTQGHIFKVLQEFARLHALSFAFSKQQPEKDQQHRKQLNTGYFSVFENKQTVNIVRNNLNQVLKFFNDDNVIIKLRKFGDEIETFFDNVLIEIPNKSVLVHGDPTSNFLFYYEKNESGNIPSRAKLIDWHLVKFGSPVLDLSLFFFTNCDDINNVDTFLKSYHVNLNIFLKELGCDIEEVFSQKNLEDHWTKYAKIGLALAILTLKILTLEVNKRPNANNEKLSIEEFIDAFQGPPKEDYVRKIKDIVKYCVNNGLI; encoded by the exons ATGAGTATCTACAAGAGTTGTCGAAAATTGTGCCCCGATTTCATTGTCAACGATTTCGTCACCAACACTATTAAAACAATACCAATTCGAGCGGGTTATAAAACGATAAGAGTGACCTTGAAAAACGCTGATttaaacgataaaaatgtaattttctgTGCAACCACATCCCTGTCTATAGTGTGTCGAAAAGGGTGTCTTGTCGATATCGTCGATATAGTGATTAAAAGCACCCCAACGAATAAAACCCTGCGACAGATTATTCCTCTGCATGAATTTTTCGCgagagaaacatttttttataacacgATTCTGGTGGATTTGGTGGAATTTTACAATGGAAGTGTTAAAATTGAAGTCCCGACACTCATCGCTGCGACCTTAGATGACGAAGATGAAGCAATAATCCTGCAAAATGCAGGATGGGTGCCAAAATACGAAAAGTGGGTTGGAGAATTAACCCAAGGTCATATTTTCAAAGTCTTGCAGGAATTTGCCAGATTACACGCGCTGAGTTTCGCTTTCAGTAAACAACAACCGGAAAAGGATCAGCAGCATAGAAAGCAACTCAACACGGgctattttagtgttttcgaaaataaacaaactgttaaCATTGTACGAAACAATTTAAACCAAGTGCTAAAATTTTTCAACGACGATAATGTTATTATAAAGTTGAGAAAATTCGGAGATGAAATTGAAACATTCTTCGACAacgttttaattgaaattccAAACAAAAGTGTTTTAGTACATGGAGATCCCACCAgcaattttctgttttattaCGAG aaaaatgaaAGTGGTAACATCCCATCAAGGGCCAAGTTAATTGATTGGCATTTAGTTAAATTTGGATCACCAGTGTTGGATCTCTCGCTGTTTTTCTTTACGAATTGTGATGATATTAATAATGTGGATACTTTTCTCAAGAGTTATCACGTCaacttgaatatttttttgaaagagtTGGGTTGTGACATTGAAGAAGTTTTCTCACAGAAAAATTTGGAAGATCATTGGActaaatatgcaaaaattggtcttgcTCTTGCAATTTTAACATTGAAGATTCTTACATTGGAAGTTAATAAAAGGCCGAAtgcaaataatgaaaaattatcaattgaAGAATTTATTGACGCTTTTCAAGGCCCCCCAAAGGAGGATTATGTGAGAAAAATTAAGGATATTGTTAAGTACTGTGTGAATAATGGACTGATTTGA